Proteins encoded by one window of Blautia argi:
- a CDS encoding ABC transporter permease yields the protein METKKKEPLIRIEKRSERPHGQIIRLRLLSVLFAILAGGLFILFIGYNPFSVYGTIISGAFRSTMAFQATIKLMVPLLIPALGITLAFKMRFWNIGAEGQIIMGAIFATYFALFCWDFPHWLLMICMFLAGMLGGALWGLIPAFFKAKFDTNETLFTLMLNYVALYLISFLRDGPWKDPNSSGFPKIARFGESAQLDKIFGVHAGWLIGLVLVVIVYVYLKFTKQGYEIGVVGESRATANYAGMNYKKIVLRTMAFSGGICGIAGMVQASGSDLTLTTSVAGGVGFTAIIVAWLAQLNPVGILVVSFLFAVLEKGSTVMQSAHGLSAYSADVLQGVILFFVLGCEFFVRYKFVTRRKGGQA from the coding sequence ATGGAAACTAAGAAGAAAGAACCTCTGATTCGTATTGAAAAGAGAAGCGAAAGACCTCATGGACAGATTATCCGTCTGCGCCTTCTATCTGTGTTATTTGCCATTTTGGCAGGAGGATTGTTTATCCTTTTTATCGGATATAATCCGTTTTCTGTATATGGAACAATTATATCCGGTGCATTTAGAAGTACCATGGCATTTCAGGCAACTATTAAGCTTATGGTGCCTCTTCTGATACCGGCTTTGGGTATTACTCTGGCGTTTAAGATGCGTTTCTGGAACATTGGGGCAGAAGGACAGATTATCATGGGAGCTATCTTCGCAACATATTTTGCGCTGTTTTGCTGGGATTTCCCACACTGGTTGTTGATGATCTGTATGTTTTTGGCAGGTATGTTGGGCGGCGCCCTGTGGGGGCTGATTCCTGCATTTTTCAAGGCAAAATTTGATACAAACGAAACACTGTTTACTTTGATGTTAAACTATGTGGCGCTGTATTTGATTTCCTTTTTGCGCGACGGTCCGTGGAAGGATCCCAATTCTTCCGGCTTCCCGAAGATTGCCAGATTTGGGGAAAGCGCCCAGCTTGACAAAATTTTCGGTGTGCATGCAGGCTGGCTTATTGGTCTGGTGCTGGTTGTCATTGTTTATGTTTATCTGAAATTTACAAAGCAGGGATATGAAATCGGCGTAGTAGGAGAAAGCCGTGCTACTGCTAATTATGCAGGTATGAATTATAAGAAAATTGTGCTTCGTACCATGGCGTTTTCCGGCGGTATTTGCGGTATTGCAGGTATGGTGCAGGCCAGCGGTTCAGACCTGACACTGACAACCTCTGTGGCAGGAGGAGTGGGCTTTACTGCCATTATTGTGGCATGGCTTGCACAGTTAAATCCAGTGGGAATTCTGGTGGTATCCTTCCTTTTTGCAGTTTTGGAAAAGGGAAGTACAGTTATGCAGTCTGCGCACGGCCTGTCTGCCTATTCCGCAGATGTACTTCAGGGTGTTATCCTTTTCTTTGTACTGGGCTGTGAATTCTTTGTACGGTATAAATTTGTGACACGCAGGAAAGGAGGACAGGCATAA
- a CDS encoding ABC transporter ATP-binding protein yields MALEKKENAIELQGITKTFGSVVANDHINLEVRRGEILALLGENGSGKTTLMNMISGIYHPDEGIIKVNGKEVTINSPMDAGKLGIGMIHQHFKLVDVFSAMDNVAMGMEGKRVKPKELKERILKLTEKYGLEVEPEKKIYNMSVSEKQTVEILKVLYRNADILILDEPTAVLTPQETKKLFAILRKMREQGSAIIIITHKLNEVMEISDRVTILRKGQSIDTVNTCETNEKQLTELMVGRPVTLEIQRPECENVFTRLKIVDLSVKSPDGTMAVKDLSVEIKAGEILGVAGVAGSGQKELCESIAGLIPVDKGAILHNKENVVGKTPREIANLGISLGFVPEDRLGMGLVASMGMVDNILLKTYDKNKGIFIDRKPARKMAEDLVKKLKVVTPSVDTPVRLMSGGNVQKVLLGREIESNPSVLVTAYPVRGLDINSSYTIYDLLNEQKKKGVAVLFIGEDLDVLLQISDRIMVMCHGESTGVVDAKTTTKEELGLMMTGKRREEG; encoded by the coding sequence TTGGCTTTGGAGAAGAAGGAGAATGCCATTGAGCTTCAGGGAATTACCAAAACCTTCGGAAGTGTAGTTGCCAATGACCATATTAATCTGGAAGTCCGCAGAGGAGAAATCCTGGCGCTTCTGGGAGAAAATGGATCCGGTAAAACAACGCTGATGAATATGATTTCAGGAATTTATCACCCTGACGAAGGCATTATTAAGGTGAATGGGAAAGAAGTAACCATTAATTCCCCCATGGACGCAGGAAAGCTGGGAATCGGCATGATTCATCAGCATTTTAAGCTGGTAGATGTATTTTCTGCCATGGATAATGTAGCTATGGGAATGGAAGGAAAACGAGTAAAGCCAAAAGAATTAAAAGAACGTATTTTAAAGCTGACAGAAAAATACGGGCTGGAGGTTGAGCCTGAAAAGAAAATTTATAATATGTCTGTCAGTGAAAAGCAGACCGTAGAAATTCTGAAAGTGTTATATCGCAATGCAGATATTTTGATTTTAGATGAACCTACCGCAGTGCTTACCCCACAGGAAACAAAAAAACTTTTTGCAATTCTCAGAAAAATGAGAGAGCAGGGCAGTGCTATTATTATTATTACCCATAAGTTGAACGAGGTTATGGAAATCAGCGATAGGGTAACGATTTTGCGAAAAGGACAGAGTATTGACACAGTCAATACCTGTGAAACTAATGAAAAGCAGTTGACAGAGCTTATGGTAGGCCGTCCGGTTACTCTGGAAATTCAGCGTCCGGAATGTGAAAATGTATTTACCAGGCTGAAAATTGTGGATCTTTCCGTAAAGTCCCCGGACGGAACCATGGCAGTCAAGGATTTGAGTGTGGAAATCAAGGCTGGAGAAATCCTGGGAGTTGCCGGAGTTGCCGGAAGCGGACAGAAGGAATTGTGTGAAAGTATTGCAGGGTTAATTCCGGTGGATAAGGGTGCAATTCTTCATAATAAAGAAAATGTGGTAGGAAAAACACCGAGAGAAATTGCCAATCTGGGCATCAGTCTGGGCTTTGTACCAGAGGATCGTCTGGGTATGGGGCTTGTGGCTTCCATGGGTATGGTGGATAATATTCTTTTGAAAACCTATGATAAGAATAAGGGTATTTTTATAGACAGAAAGCCAGCCAGAAAAATGGCAGAGGATCTGGTGAAAAAGCTAAAGGTGGTAACACCCAGTGTTGACACGCCAGTGCGTCTTATGTCAGGAGGAAATGTGCAGAAGGTGCTTCTGGGAAGAGAAATTGAATCCAATCCCTCTGTTCTGGTAACCGCTTATCCTGTCCGCGGACTAGACATCAATTCTTCTTATACAATTTACGATTTGCTCAATGAGCAGAAGAAAAAAGGAGTTGCAGTTCTCTTTATCGGAGAGGATTTGGACGTGCTTCTGCAGATTTCAGACAGAATCATGGTGATGTGTCATGGAGAGTCTACAGGGGTGGTAGATGCAAAAACCACTACAAAAGAGGAGTTGGGATTGATGATGACTGGTAAGAGGAGGGAAGAGGGCTAA
- a CDS encoding BMP family ABC transporter substrate-binding protein has product MKKKILGVLLSIAMVGTLMTGCGQQQAVEEKENSKTEGNAEAGEDKEAGKSSFAPVAKEDLKVGVIHIGDPADGSGYSYAHDQGIVEMQKELGLDDSQIIRKNNIPDEDPTMTEQAMRECIEEGCQIIFATSFNYMDTCEALAEEYPEVIFSHGTGYKSNDTNFNNYFGRIYQARYLSGIVAGMKTESNKIGYVAAMGSENSEVTGGADAFAIGVAEVNPDAEVYVKVTNSWLSPTEETNAAKALIAEGCDVIGQHCDTPNPQTEAESAGVWGVGYNSDMEKDAPKATLTSVVWNWGVYYTQAVQQVIDGTWTAENYFGGMDDGLVDITPLNEDLVAPGTQEKVDEARKKIVEDGFNVFDGVLETNDGKTIGEDGKTLDDATITGGINWYYKNIVVK; this is encoded by the coding sequence ATGAAGAAGAAAATCTTAGGTGTGTTACTTTCTATTGCCATGGTCGGAACATTGATGACAGGTTGCGGACAGCAGCAGGCTGTGGAGGAAAAAGAAAATTCTAAAACAGAGGGAAACGCAGAGGCAGGAGAGGACAAAGAAGCTGGTAAAAGCAGCTTTGCACCGGTAGCAAAGGAAGACTTAAAAGTAGGCGTTATCCATATTGGTGACCCTGCAGATGGTTCCGGATATAGCTATGCCCATGACCAGGGGATTGTAGAAATGCAGAAGGAACTGGGTCTTGATGACAGCCAGATTATCAGAAAAAACAACATTCCCGATGAAGATCCTACTATGACAGAGCAGGCAATGAGAGAGTGTATTGAAGAGGGCTGCCAGATTATCTTTGCAACAAGCTTCAACTATATGGATACCTGTGAAGCGCTTGCTGAGGAGTATCCGGAAGTTATTTTTTCACATGGTACAGGCTATAAATCAAACGATACAAACTTCAACAATTATTTCGGAAGAATTTATCAGGCAAGATACTTATCCGGTATTGTGGCAGGTATGAAGACAGAGAGCAACAAAATCGGTTATGTAGCAGCTATGGGCTCTGAAAACTCAGAGGTAACCGGCGGCGCTGATGCATTTGCCATTGGTGTTGCAGAGGTAAACCCTGATGCAGAAGTATATGTAAAGGTTACAAATAGCTGGCTTTCTCCTACAGAGGAGACCAATGCAGCAAAAGCTCTGATTGCAGAGGGTTGTGATGTTATCGGTCAGCACTGCGATACTCCGAACCCACAGACAGAAGCAGAATCCGCAGGTGTCTGGGGCGTTGGATACAACTCTGATATGGAAAAAGATGCACCAAAAGCTACTTTGACATCTGTTGTATGGAACTGGGGTGTATATTATACACAGGCTGTACAGCAGGTAATTGACGGAACCTGGACTGCTGAAAACTACTTCGGCGGTATGGACGATGGCCTGGTGGACATTACTCCTTTAAATGAAGATCTGGTTGCACCGGGAACACAGGAAAAGGTAGATGAGGCAAGAAAGAAAATTGTAGAAGACGGCTTCAATGTATTTGACGGTGTTCTGGAAACAAATGACGGAAAGACCATAGGAGAAGACGGAAAGACTTTAGATGATGCAACCATTACAGGCGGTATTAACTGGTATTATAAGAATATCGTGGTAAAATAG
- a CDS encoding alpha/beta fold hydrolase — translation MIRNIAEIHSEQDGLTLSVLWTEPEGRKKGVVQISHGMSEHKERYLPFMEFLAEHGYAAVIHDHRGHGKSVRREEDLGYFYNTGAKGIVEDLHQVTKWTKEKFQGIPFYMLGHSMGTLVARNYLKEYDRELDKLILTGPPSKNRAVDLGLALAKLQKKRKGGGYRSKEIQTLAFAPCVARFKKEDSTSAWICSDNEVVEAYDASPFCGFVFTTDGFESLFRLMKGTYSKKGWKVRNKELPVLFLGGEDDPCIGNGRKFVQELQFLKKMGYRQVTGKRYPGMRHEILNEEGKEEVYKNILQYLEKQRNL, via the coding sequence ATGATACGAAATATAGCAGAAATCCATTCTGAGCAGGACGGTCTTACCCTGTCTGTACTCTGGACAGAGCCGGAGGGTAGGAAAAAGGGGGTGGTTCAGATTTCTCATGGCATGAGCGAACATAAAGAGCGTTATCTGCCGTTTATGGAATTTCTGGCAGAACATGGATATGCGGCAGTGATTCATGACCATAGAGGACACGGAAAGAGTGTCAGAAGAGAAGAAGACCTGGGCTATTTTTATAACACCGGGGCAAAAGGGATTGTAGAGGATTTGCATCAGGTGACAAAGTGGACAAAGGAAAAGTTTCAGGGGATTCCTTTTTATATGCTGGGACATAGTATGGGAACTTTGGTTGCCAGAAATTACCTGAAGGAGTATGACAGGGAGCTGGACAAGCTGATTCTCACAGGACCGCCAAGCAAAAACCGGGCAGTGGATTTGGGGCTTGCCCTGGCAAAATTGCAGAAAAAACGAAAGGGTGGCGGCTACAGAAGTAAGGAGATTCAGACGCTGGCCTTTGCCCCCTGTGTGGCAAGATTTAAAAAGGAGGACAGCACCTCTGCCTGGATATGCTCAGACAACGAAGTAGTAGAAGCCTATGACGCATCGCCTTTTTGCGGATTTGTATTTACTACAGATGGGTTTGAAAGCCTCTTTAGGCTGATGAAAGGTACTTACAGCAAAAAAGGCTGGAAGGTAAGAAACAAGGAACTTCCTGTTTTGTTTCTGGGAGGAGAAGATGACCCCTGTATTGGAAACGGAAGAAAGTTTGTACAGGAGCTGCAGTTTTTGAAAAAAATGGGATACAGACAGGTAACAGGAAAGAGGTATCCGGGAATGCGCCACGAAATCCTGAATGAAGAGGGAAAAGAAGAGGTTTACAAAAATATTTTGCAGTATCTTGAGAAACAGCGGAATTTGTAA